One Setaria viridis chromosome 3, Setaria_viridis_v4.0, whole genome shotgun sequence DNA window includes the following coding sequences:
- the LOC117850708 gene encoding probable membrane-associated kinase regulator 3 codes for MARPPTMVIQDDYIDMDLTPAATPMPPSSPRFEFQSTAAGSTKLREPAFASPADELFYKGNLLPLHLPPRLQLVQRLLQEQQPAQTLQGVVDKREVESDAASEGGDAAAAGKACAAKKPSWAKKLKVVKRWASREYIRSFFLARPTPSDIVVDGTANGNGIGSVSARGSFLDQEEVCHHRKSFSGIIRRVRLVATKAPGTSPLCSSSSSSSSSTPSCGNANGFFFRAAAPAAPALKRSSSAGSEEGAIQGAIAHCKRSQLLQPGMVVSARRSVSDVMFYSVTNTPRASSVTAGEVAQERRQEMCRG; via the coding sequence ATGGCGAGGCCGCCCACAATGGTGATCCAGGACGACTACATCGACATGGACCTCACCCCGGCCGCCACGCCGATGCCGCCCTCCTCTCCACGCTTCGAGTTCCAGAGCACCGCAGCCGGCAGCACCAAGCTCAGGGAGCCGGCGTTCGCGTCCCCCGCCGACGAGCTCTTCTACAAGGGCAACCTGCTGCCGCTCCACCTGCCGCCGCGGCTGCAGCTCGTGCAGAGGCTGCTCCAGGAGCAGCAGCCGGCGCAGACGCTGCAAGGGGTCGTCGATAAGAGGGAAGTGGAATCGGATGCGGCATCGGAGGGCggagacgccgccgcggccggcaaGGCGTGCGCGGCCAAGAAGCCGTCTTGGGCTAAGAAGCTCAAGGTGGTGAAGCGGTGGGCGTCGAGGGAGTACATCAGGTCCTTCTTCCTGGCAAGGCCGACGCCGAGCGACATCGTCGTCGACGGCACGGCCAATGGCAATGGCATCGGCAGCGTCAGCGCGAGGGGGAGCTTCCTGGACCAGGAGGAGGTGTGCCACCACCGCAAGTCCTTCTCCGGCATCATCCGGCGGGTGCGGCTGGTGGCGACCAAGGCGCCGGGGACCTCGCCGCTgtgctcctcgtcgtcctcgtcgtcttcATCGACGCCGTCCTGCGGCAATGCCAACGGGTTCTTCTTCCGggcggctgcgccggcggcgccggcgctgaaGCGGAGCAGCAGCGCCGGGTCGGAGGAAGGCGCCATCCAGGGCGCCATCGCGCACTGCAAGCGGTCCCAGCTGCTGCAGCCGGGGATGGTGGTCTCGGCGCGGAGGAGCGTGAGCGACGTCATGTTCTACTCGGTGACGAATACTCCCAGGGCCTCCTCCGtcaccgccggcgaggtggcgcaGGAGAGGCGGCAGGAGATGTGCAGGGGCTGA
- the LOC117850709 gene encoding uncharacterized protein, protein MVLLHVKSAAPAASSSSPDADEGTEFLYECAASAAVADVAVAIGALAGLQTRLLSLCRRLRARCADAGAGATGELERALDEAEAYASKEQVQHNRFLSPRALREHIKNIEKKCASALQEPPEALSLQESSSDNKHERIQLWWAGKELAMDHKLCDYIGVNDKTKIVVKLTQAHDER, encoded by the exons ATGGTGCTGCTGCACGTGAAGtcggcggcgcccgccgcctcctcgtcgtcgccggacgCAGACGAGGGGACGGAGTTCCTGTACGAgtgcgccgcctccgcggccgtCGCCGACGTCGCTGTCGCCATCGGCGCGCTCGCCGGCCTCCAGAcccgcctcctctccctctgccGCCGACTCCGAG CGAGGTGTGCGGATGCTGGTGCGGGTGCGACTGGCGAGCTCGAGAGGGCGCTAGACGAGGCCGAGGCCTACGCCTCCAAG GAGCAAGTGCAGCATAACAGATTCCTGTCCCCTCGTGCTCTAAGGGAACATATCAAGAATATTGAGAAGAAATGTGCTTCTGCTCTACAAGAACCTCCAGAGGCATTGAGTCTGCAAGAATCATCATCAG ACAACAAGCATGAGAGGATACAGCTTTGGTGGGCTGGAAAAGAGTTAGCCATGGACCACAAGCTATGCGACTATATTGGTGTTAATGATAAAACAAAG ATTGTCGTCAAGCTAACGCAAGCTCATGATGAGCGTTAA